Within Aliivibrio fischeri, the genomic segment AACTAATCCAACGATTGGAAGTTTAGCCACTTTTAATAGCGCAAAGCCGATAAGCACTAACGCCATATCTAAGCCAGAATTAACAGCGCTTGTGAATACTGGATCATACAACGCAGAAATTAGTAATCCCACTACTGCTGCATTAATACCAATAATCGCTCCTGAAAGTGCTGGCTTTTTAGCAAGTACTTGCCAGTGGTTAAATACACCAAGAACCAATAAGAAACCCGGTAAGAAAATAGCAACAGTGGCAATGATAGCGCCAAGTACTGGTTGTTCACTCCATAGTTCGTAGCCTAAGAAAGTAGCAAAGGTAAACATTGGACCAGGTACAGCCTGTGCAGCTGCGTAGCCAGTTAAGAAGCTATCCGTGCTAACTTGGTCGCCAACAATATTTTGTAATAACGGTAGAACAACGTGACCGCCACCGAACACCAAACTACCAGCTTGGAAAAAGTCTGAAAATAAACCAAGTAGTGGTGAGTAACTTACAACGGTAGGTAATACAAAAAAGCATAAAGCAAAGATAATTAAAGGGAGCCAATTGATGCCTTTTGAGTCTTGTTCAATTTGCTCTTTATCATCTGATTTTAGGTAAAAGCGTCCAATCAGTGCCGCA encodes:
- the chrA gene encoding chromate efflux transporter, whose amino-acid sequence is MFEIFKRFFLLGWVSFGGPAAHIGYFRNEFVQKRGWISEEEYAQLIALSQFLPGPGSSQVGFALGYHRKGLLGALLASISFTLPSILIMVLLANISHSFFGNDVFEGIIHGLKLLAVVVVADAIMGMYKSFCKDKLTVFLCIMTATLLLILPSITTQLLALFIAALIGRFYLKSDDKEQIEQDSKGINWLPLIIFALCFFVLPTVVSYSPLLGLFSDFFQAGSLVFGGGHVVLPLLQNIVGDQVSTDSFLTGYAAAQAVPGPMFTFATFLGYELWSEQPVLGAIIATVAIFLPGFLLVLGVFNHWQVLAKKPALSGAIIGINAAVVGLLISALYDPVFTSAVNSGLDMALVLIGFALLKVAKLPIVGLVSFFIITGGVLPFVG